One Actinomyces marmotae DNA window includes the following coding sequences:
- a CDS encoding sensor histidine kinase has protein sequence MPCAWTPALLAALCLVLAAACGITARQRHLLRLVRLDNARLRATAQDRATPRDVLAHEIRTPLALIGASAELLAEETPGELNEVQRRFVHTIQDNARQAQQMAEDFLTEARLGHELFSLRLADVELRGLVRELIQEMRRTASNPIRLEERGRPIRAHADHRLLRQAIANTVTNALRHSPEGTTVTVRVSAEAEDALITVMDDGPGMTPHERSQAFEPYATTNPLAAPASRGAGLGMLVTQRIMEAHEGGVLIDTIMAKGTTVYLSLPLRRDAPPKEGQPS, from the coding sequence ATGCCCTGCGCCTGGACCCCCGCGCTTCTGGCAGCCCTGTGCCTCGTCCTCGCCGCGGCCTGCGGCATCACCGCCCGGCAGCGCCACCTCCTGCGTCTGGTGCGCCTGGACAACGCGCGCCTGCGCGCCACCGCCCAGGACCGAGCGACCCCGCGCGACGTCCTGGCGCACGAGATCCGCACGCCACTGGCCCTCATCGGCGCCTCCGCCGAACTCCTCGCCGAGGAGACCCCTGGGGAACTCAACGAGGTGCAGCGGCGCTTCGTCCACACGATCCAGGACAACGCCCGCCAGGCCCAGCAGATGGCCGAGGACTTCCTCACCGAGGCCCGCCTGGGCCACGAACTGTTCTCCCTGCGCCTGGCGGACGTGGAGCTGCGCGGCCTCGTGCGCGAGCTCATCCAGGAAATGCGCCGCACGGCGAGCAACCCGATCCGGCTGGAGGAGCGGGGCCGCCCCATCCGCGCGCACGCCGACCACCGCCTCCTGCGCCAGGCCATCGCCAACACCGTCACCAACGCCCTGCGCCACTCCCCTGAAGGCACCACCGTGACGGTGCGCGTCAGCGCCGAGGCCGAGGACGCGCTCATCACCGTCATGGACGACGGCCCGGGCATGACCCCCCACGAGCGCAGCCAGGCCTTCGAGCCGTACGCCACAACCAACCCCCTGGCCGCCCCGGCGAGCCGAGGCGCGGGCCTGGGCATGCTCGTCACCCAGCGCATCATGGAGGCGCACGAGGGCGGCGTCCTCATCGACACGATCATGGCCAAGGGCACCACCGTCTACCTCTCGCTCCCCTTGCGCCGCGACGCACCACCGAAGGAGGGCCAGCCGTCGTGA
- a CDS encoding ABC transporter substrate-binding protein has protein sequence MRFPLRRATTAALLTASLSLAGCAGTTDSASGGDGDGPITIACGAMEDLCQAWTKAFTADTGIPATYVRLSSGETVARLASAKESPEFDAWHGGPVDGYGEAVNQGLIEPYKSPEAEKIPARYKDADGNWTGVYIGALGFCSNKTQLDKLGVGVPKSWDDLLNPALKGQISTAHPSTSGTAFTTLWTQATRLGGEDAGMDYMKKMHNNVLQYSKSGTAPGQIAGRGEVAVGLVFSHDCVKYQEEGMSDLVVSFPKEGTGYEVGGVALVAGSKHKTSAQKYIDWAISAKAQNIGQTVGSYQALTNPEATVSDKSVDLASLSLVDYDFTAAAKAKSKLTARFDEEIAAAPKE, from the coding sequence ATGCGCTTCCCTCTCCGCCGCGCGACCACCGCTGCTCTCTTGACCGCGAGCCTCAGCCTTGCCGGATGCGCGGGCACCACCGACTCAGCCTCGGGCGGCGACGGCGATGGCCCCATCACCATCGCCTGCGGCGCCATGGAGGACCTGTGCCAGGCCTGGACCAAGGCCTTCACCGCCGACACCGGCATCCCGGCCACCTATGTGCGCCTGTCCTCCGGTGAAACGGTGGCTCGCCTGGCCTCGGCCAAGGAAAGCCCCGAGTTCGACGCGTGGCATGGCGGCCCCGTCGACGGCTACGGGGAGGCCGTGAACCAGGGGCTCATCGAGCCCTACAAGTCACCCGAGGCCGAGAAGATCCCCGCCCGGTACAAGGACGCCGACGGCAACTGGACCGGCGTGTACATCGGCGCGCTCGGCTTCTGCTCCAACAAGACCCAGCTCGACAAGCTCGGGGTGGGGGTCCCCAAGTCCTGGGACGACCTCCTCAACCCCGCCCTCAAGGGCCAGATCTCCACCGCCCACCCCTCGACCTCCGGCACCGCGTTCACCACCCTGTGGACGCAGGCCACTCGCCTGGGCGGCGAGGACGCCGGCATGGACTACATGAAGAAGATGCACAACAACGTCCTCCAGTACTCCAAGTCGGGCACCGCCCCCGGGCAGATCGCCGGGCGCGGGGAGGTCGCCGTCGGGCTGGTCTTCTCCCACGACTGCGTGAAGTACCAGGAAGAGGGCATGAGCGACCTCGTCGTCTCCTTCCCCAAGGAGGGCACGGGCTATGAGGTCGGCGGTGTCGCCCTGGTGGCGGGCTCGAAGCACAAGACCTCGGCGCAGAAGTACATCGACTGGGCCATTTCCGCCAAGGCTCAGAACATCGGGCAGACCGTGGGCTCCTACCAGGCGCTGACCAACCCGGAGGCCACCGTGAGCGACAAGAGCGTGGATCTGGCCTCCCTCAGCCTCGTCGACTACGACTTCACAGCGGCCGCCAAGGCGAAGTCGAAGCTCACCGCCCGCTTCGACGAGGAGATCGCCGCCGCCCCCAAGGAGTGA
- a CDS encoding ABC transporter ATP-binding protein, with translation MPTQSTPTAPGPKGGPAATGHLELRDVVKVFSNRGKDVYAVHGVSLDIAPGEFVTLLGPSGCGKTTTLRMIAGFEDTTSGQVVLDGQNMVSLPPNKRPMSMVFQSYALFPHLSVRENIAYGLKLRRTKPEEIREQVEVALTSMNLNSLADRAPNELSGGQQQRVALARAMVMRPKVLLFDEPLSNLDAKLRVRMRLEIRRLQQRMGITSIYVTHDQAEAMTMSDRIVVMNAGRIEQVATPEEIYRRPASTFVADFIGRANFLAATARDVAAGRCSVRVLGATIQAACHEDVSSGGGVTVIVRPESVRLSPCGTAGGAAGSELIGAHGRVLSSVFYGDHVEYEVETEAGTILCVESDPEPASVHSEGDDVMVDIEASRAWVLPEATADGGQ, from the coding sequence ATGCCCACACAGTCCACACCCACCGCGCCCGGCCCCAAGGGCGGCCCCGCCGCCACCGGCCACCTCGAGTTGCGCGACGTCGTCAAGGTCTTCTCCAACCGGGGCAAGGATGTCTACGCCGTCCACGGCGTCAGCCTCGACATCGCCCCCGGAGAGTTCGTCACTCTGCTAGGGCCCTCGGGCTGCGGCAAGACGACGACGCTGCGCATGATCGCCGGATTCGAGGACACCACCTCCGGCCAGGTGGTCCTCGATGGCCAGAACATGGTGTCCCTGCCGCCCAACAAGCGGCCCATGTCCATGGTCTTCCAGTCCTACGCCCTGTTCCCCCACCTGAGCGTGCGCGAGAACATCGCCTACGGGCTCAAGCTGCGCCGGACCAAGCCCGAGGAGATCCGCGAGCAGGTGGAGGTGGCGCTGACCTCCATGAACCTGAACTCCCTGGCGGATCGCGCGCCGAACGAACTCTCCGGCGGGCAGCAGCAGCGCGTGGCCCTGGCCCGCGCCATGGTCATGCGCCCCAAGGTCCTGCTCTTCGACGAGCCGCTGTCCAACCTGGACGCGAAGCTGCGCGTGCGCATGCGCCTGGAGATCCGCCGCCTCCAGCAGCGCATGGGCATCACCTCGATCTACGTCACGCACGACCAGGCCGAGGCCATGACGATGTCGGATCGGATCGTGGTGATGAACGCCGGCCGGATCGAGCAGGTGGCCACGCCCGAGGAGATCTACCGGAGGCCGGCCAGCACGTTCGTCGCCGACTTCATCGGCCGGGCCAACTTCCTGGCGGCCACCGCCCGGGATGTCGCCGCCGGGCGCTGCTCGGTGCGGGTGCTCGGCGCGACGATCCAGGCGGCCTGCCATGAGGACGTGTCCTCGGGCGGCGGCGTTACGGTGATCGTGCGGCCCGAGTCGGTGCGCCTGAGCCCGTGCGGGACCGCTGGCGGCGCGGCCGGCAGCGAGCTTATCGGCGCGCACGGCCGGGTGCTGTCCTCCGTGTTCTACGGCGATCACGTCGAGTACGAGGTTGAGACGGAGGCCGGCACGATCCTGTGCGTGGAGTCCGATCCTGAGCCCGCCTCCGTCCACTCCGAGGGCGACGACGTCATGGTCGACATCGAGGCCTCCCGCGCCTGGGTCCTCCCCGAGGCGACCGCCGACGGCGGCCAATGA
- a CDS encoding DUF5129 domain-containing protein — protein MTSPPPRSSGGRVPPALVTDGVIAAIFFAIPLALIIMLDLDLEGWFIVVALAALGVLIVEHEIVAPPRRGRRMLLKAQESYARAEADAGVTSADAARIPTGDAHGAQVLKRLRWYEGRKRETGEVLADVGRMRWIDWHDPALSEAAAKLSDDVSGLSAINDAVRNAATLLTRAPGWEDAWENECGPLREDLDIFRELCQEVGDEAPAAPIADSELGWARACGARLTALRAQLASGALAPGAALDELDAMAAEIRARADALVRRALAAEALPGEEAGLAHYREYIGTWKLPDDDDRYEYSGTWQGDETGVSPTAGEDGERAAVSYNPAATIRLHDYSPGIRAAGIRWQGLATASQYSSPIERILDAYLESRGTGKK, from the coding sequence ATGACTTCCCCGCCCCCGCGATCCTCCGGCGGTCGTGTCCCTCCCGCGCTCGTCACCGACGGCGTCATCGCAGCGATCTTCTTCGCCATCCCTCTGGCCCTCATCATCATGCTGGACCTCGATCTGGAGGGCTGGTTCATCGTCGTCGCGCTGGCGGCCCTCGGCGTTCTGATCGTGGAGCACGAGATCGTCGCCCCGCCGCGGCGCGGCCGCCGGATGCTCCTTAAGGCGCAGGAGTCTTACGCGCGGGCTGAGGCTGACGCCGGGGTCACGAGCGCCGACGCCGCCCGCATCCCCACCGGCGATGCCCATGGCGCCCAGGTCCTCAAGCGCCTGCGCTGGTACGAGGGGAGGAAGCGCGAGACCGGCGAGGTCCTCGCGGACGTCGGACGGATGCGATGGATCGACTGGCACGATCCCGCCCTGAGCGAGGCTGCCGCCAAGCTGAGCGACGACGTCTCCGGCCTGAGCGCCATCAACGACGCCGTCCGCAACGCCGCCACCCTCCTCACCCGGGCCCCGGGCTGGGAGGACGCCTGGGAGAACGAGTGCGGGCCGTTGCGCGAGGACTTGGACATCTTCCGTGAGCTCTGCCAGGAGGTGGGCGACGAGGCTCCGGCCGCCCCCATCGCCGACTCCGAGCTCGGCTGGGCCCGCGCCTGCGGCGCCCGGCTCACCGCCCTGCGCGCCCAGCTCGCCTCCGGGGCACTGGCCCCGGGCGCCGCCCTCGATGAGCTCGATGCGATGGCGGCGGAGATCCGCGCCCGCGCCGACGCCCTGGTCCGGCGCGCCCTCGCCGCCGAGGCCCTGCCCGGAGAGGAGGCGGGGCTCGCGCACTACCGCGAGTACATCGGCACCTGGAAGCTTCCCGATGATGATGACCGCTACGAGTACTCCGGAACCTGGCAGGGCGACGAGACCGGCGTCAGCCCAACCGCCGGCGAGGACGGGGAGCGGGCGGCGGTCTCCTACAACCCCGCAGCGACCATTCGCCTTCACGACTACTCCCCGGGCATTCGGGCCGCGGGCATCCGCTGGCAGGGCCTGGCGACGGCGTCGCAGTACTCCAGCCCGATCGAGCGCATCCTGGACGCGTACCTTGAATCGAGGGGCACGGGTAAGAAGTAG
- a CDS encoding DUF5926 family protein encodes MSKKKRQRRQPNAAKAPKKQQVPFVARPFEGLADEEDLVAMMQLIPAATLTARLTEEHGGTEITFVSLLPELAQGLKRADGAVLIALQTSLHSGDASRDVAAALQTTLGLAPGTGLTANALPEPGPRLQDMLDPSFDSEFTVHESFGFWLTDEQREDPDTVRVIEEAKGDVAPTEPVPGVPHAYWCRMNGKEFVRWVRGEDEDEFFNAFARVHAARQSDLAEGVRFIGAFRACGLAIPVWELLPGTTAADLTEPMRAMAERLDAALADDSPLDAAARRAKAGIISRQVNL; translated from the coding sequence ATGTCGAAGAAGAAGCGCCAGCGCCGTCAGCCCAACGCCGCCAAGGCCCCCAAGAAGCAGCAGGTCCCCTTCGTCGCCCGCCCCTTCGAGGGCCTGGCGGACGAGGAGGACCTCGTCGCCATGATGCAGCTCATCCCGGCCGCCACCCTCACCGCCCGCCTCACCGAGGAGCATGGCGGCACCGAGATCACCTTCGTGAGCCTCCTGCCCGAGCTCGCCCAGGGCCTCAAGCGCGCCGATGGCGCGGTCCTCATCGCCCTGCAGACCTCCCTCCACTCCGGGGACGCCTCCCGCGACGTCGCCGCTGCCCTCCAGACCACCCTCGGCCTCGCGCCCGGAACGGGCCTGACCGCCAACGCCCTGCCCGAGCCCGGCCCGCGCCTGCAGGACATGCTCGACCCCTCCTTCGACTCCGAGTTCACCGTTCACGAGTCCTTCGGCTTCTGGCTCACCGACGAGCAGCGCGAGGACCCGGACACGGTGCGCGTCATCGAGGAGGCTAAGGGGGACGTCGCGCCCACCGAGCCGGTTCCCGGGGTGCCGCACGCCTACTGGTGCCGCATGAACGGCAAGGAGTTCGTGCGTTGGGTGCGCGGGGAGGACGAGGATGAGTTCTTCAACGCTTTCGCCCGCGTCCACGCCGCCCGCCAGTCCGACCTCGCCGAGGGGGTGCGCTTCATCGGCGCCTTCCGCGCCTGCGGCCTGGCGATCCCCGTGTGGGAGCTCCTCCCCGGCACGACGGCGGCCGACCTCACCGAGCCCATGCGGGCCATGGCCGAGCGCCTCGACGCCGCGCTCGCGGACGACTCGCCGCTCGACGCCGCCGCCCGCCGCGCCAAGGCCGGCATCATCTCCCGCCAGGTGAACCTCTGA
- a CDS encoding ABC transporter permease — MTAITLPSPGGAAPAAPADPASRGQASAGRRARTRVKQDPVTIAILVVVLAALIALVLLPLSRILGEAVSAKGMAVLRVIVSSSANRTTVLNTLLMGVVVGAVGTLVGFLLAYVQVRVRFRGKRLFHLICLLPVVSPPFAVATAAITLFGRNGIISTQMLGQHWNIYGLNGLTLVLVLSFFPVAYMNLAGMLRSLDPAMEEAAASLGASRWTVFRTVTLPMLVPGLGASFLLLFTEAIADLANPLVIGGDFTVLASRAYIAITGEYNTAAGAAYSLALLVPSLLVFLVQRYWSKHASTVTVTGKPAGSFKLLGGPARVPLLAVSGMILALVVAIYAAVVVGGFVEILGVNNAFTMRHFNYVLSGIGNDAIVDTTILALLATPVAGLLGMLVAWLVVVRMRRGAGIVDFLGMLGLAVPGTVLGIGYLVTFNKPVALFGANIIPPLAGGGAVMGGALAIVMVYTARSMPAGQRSGIASLHQIDKAIDEASTSLGASGAQTFRRVTLPLIRPAFLTGLVYAFARSMTTLSPIIFITTPHTKIMTSQILAEVDAGRFGNAFAFCTILIVIVMTVIGGLNLLMRGRAGQARSDAG; from the coding sequence ATGACTGCCATCACTCTGCCCTCCCCCGGGGGCGCCGCTCCCGCGGCCCCAGCCGATCCTGCCTCCCGCGGCCAGGCATCGGCGGGGCGGCGGGCCCGCACCCGCGTCAAGCAGGACCCCGTGACGATCGCGATCCTCGTCGTCGTCCTGGCCGCTCTCATCGCCCTGGTCCTCCTGCCGCTGAGCCGCATCCTCGGCGAGGCCGTGTCCGCCAAGGGCATGGCCGTGCTGCGGGTCATCGTCAGCTCGTCGGCGAATCGCACCACCGTGCTCAACACGCTCCTGATGGGAGTCGTCGTGGGTGCCGTCGGGACACTCGTGGGCTTCCTCCTGGCCTATGTGCAGGTTCGGGTGCGCTTCCGCGGCAAGCGGCTCTTCCACCTCATCTGCCTGCTGCCCGTGGTCTCCCCGCCCTTCGCGGTGGCGACGGCGGCCATCACCCTGTTCGGGCGCAACGGCATCATCTCCACCCAGATGCTCGGCCAGCACTGGAACATCTACGGCTTGAACGGCCTGACGCTCGTGCTCGTGCTGTCCTTCTTCCCGGTGGCCTACATGAACCTGGCGGGGATGCTGCGCAGCCTCGACCCGGCCATGGAGGAGGCGGCGGCATCCCTCGGCGCCTCACGCTGGACGGTGTTCCGCACGGTCACCCTGCCGATGCTCGTGCCGGGCCTGGGCGCGTCCTTCCTTCTGCTGTTCACCGAGGCGATCGCGGACCTGGCCAACCCCCTGGTGATCGGTGGGGACTTCACGGTGCTGGCCTCGCGGGCCTACATCGCCATCACCGGCGAGTACAACACCGCGGCCGGCGCCGCCTACTCCCTCGCGCTGCTCGTCCCCTCGCTGCTCGTCTTCCTGGTGCAGCGGTACTGGTCCAAGCACGCCTCCACCGTCACAGTGACCGGCAAGCCGGCCGGCTCCTTCAAGCTCCTGGGCGGGCCGGCCCGCGTACCGCTGCTGGCGGTGAGCGGGATGATCCTGGCGCTCGTGGTGGCCATCTACGCCGCGGTCGTCGTCGGCGGCTTCGTGGAGATCCTGGGGGTCAACAACGCCTTCACCATGCGGCACTTCAACTATGTGCTCTCGGGCATCGGCAATGACGCCATCGTCGACACCACGATCCTGGCACTCCTGGCCACCCCGGTGGCGGGACTGCTGGGGATGCTGGTGGCCTGGCTGGTCGTCGTGCGCATGCGTCGCGGCGCCGGGATCGTCGACTTCCTCGGAATGCTGGGACTGGCCGTTCCGGGCACGGTCCTCGGCATCGGCTACCTCGTCACCTTCAACAAGCCGGTGGCGTTGTTCGGCGCCAACATCATCCCGCCGCTGGCCGGGGGCGGGGCCGTCATGGGCGGCGCCCTGGCGATCGTCATGGTGTACACGGCGCGCTCCATGCCCGCGGGCCAGCGCTCCGGCATCGCCTCCCTCCACCAGATCGACAAGGCGATCGACGAGGCCTCGACGTCGCTGGGCGCCTCGGGCGCGCAGACCTTCCGACGCGTCACCCTGCCGCTTATCCGGCCGGCGTTCCTCACGGGCCTGGTCTACGCCTTCGCGCGCTCGATGACGACGCTGTCCCCGATCATCTTCATCACGACGCCGCACACGAAGATCATGACCTCCCAGATCCTCGCGGAGGTCGACGCCGGGCGCTTCGGCAACGCCTTCGCCTTCTGCACGATCCTCATCGTCATCGTCATGACCGTCATCGGCGGCCTCAACCTCCTCATGCGGGGCCGCGCTGGCCAGGCCCGCAGCGACGCCGGCTAG
- a CDS encoding fructose bisphosphate aldolase, translating into MPNPDQLARIRTAPGFIAALDQSGGSTPKALAAYGIGADRYGDDAEMFDLVHAMRTRVITSPAFTSERIIGAILFERTMDGAIENRPTAEYLWDVKGIVPFLKIDKGLAEHAHGAQVMKPMPELDSLLDRAVAQGIFGTKERSVIHGADPAGVAAVVNQQFEVARRVLDKGLVPIIEPEVSISAPDKAEAEALLRDALTAGLDALPEDAVVMLKLTIPSEDGFYSPLMAHPRVARVVALSGGYPREEANERLSRNPGLIASFSRALLEGLSDGQSQEEFDTTLATTIDGVYRASIA; encoded by the coding sequence ATGCCCAACCCCGACCAGCTCGCCCGCATCCGCACCGCGCCCGGCTTCATCGCCGCCCTCGACCAGTCCGGCGGCTCCACCCCCAAGGCCCTGGCCGCCTATGGCATCGGCGCCGACCGCTACGGCGACGACGCCGAGATGTTCGACCTCGTCCACGCCATGCGGACCCGTGTCATCACCTCTCCCGCATTCACCTCGGAGCGCATCATCGGCGCCATCCTCTTCGAGCGCACGATGGACGGCGCCATCGAGAACCGACCCACCGCCGAGTACCTGTGGGACGTCAAGGGAATCGTCCCCTTCCTCAAGATCGACAAGGGCCTGGCCGAGCACGCCCACGGCGCCCAGGTGATGAAGCCCATGCCCGAGCTCGACTCCCTACTCGACCGCGCCGTCGCCCAGGGCATCTTCGGCACCAAGGAGCGCTCGGTCATCCACGGCGCCGATCCCGCAGGGGTCGCCGCCGTGGTGAACCAGCAGTTCGAGGTGGCCCGGCGAGTCCTGGACAAGGGGCTCGTGCCGATCATCGAGCCCGAGGTCTCCATCAGCGCCCCGGATAAGGCCGAGGCCGAGGCGCTGCTGCGCGACGCCCTCACGGCGGGCCTGGACGCTCTGCCCGAGGACGCCGTCGTCATGCTCAAACTGACGATCCCCTCCGAGGATGGCTTCTACAGCCCGCTCATGGCCCACCCCAGGGTGGCGCGCGTCGTGGCCCTGTCTGGTGGCTACCCGCGCGAGGAGGCCAACGAGCGCCTGTCGCGCAACCCCGGCCTCATCGCCTCCTTCTCCCGCGCCCTGCTGGAGGGACTGAGTGACGGCCAGTCCCAGGAGGAGTTCGATACGACCCTCGCCACCACGATCGACGGCGTCTACCGGGCCTCCATCGCCTGA
- a CDS encoding response regulator transcription factor, with the protein MTSHPTPPSLTALIVDDEPQMVYIITFALETQGFSCLSASSAEEAWAILSNQAIDLVILDVMLPGASGVELCRRIRAAGIGAPVILLTALGDEPHRIAGLEAGADDYVTKPFSPRELALRARAVTRRTGAGPEAIENGPLRVSTLTGRVSWAGRSIPLPDTEARLLAALARHHDTVVTWQELLGEVWDTSDDSGGREMVRTTVYRLRRHLQARGISPEIVISARGRGYLMPRLDDA; encoded by the coding sequence GTGACCTCGCACCCGACCCCGCCATCGCTCACCGCGCTGATCGTCGACGACGAGCCGCAGATGGTCTACATCATCACCTTCGCGCTGGAGACCCAGGGCTTCAGCTGCCTGAGCGCCTCCAGCGCCGAGGAGGCCTGGGCGATCCTGTCCAATCAGGCCATCGACCTCGTCATCCTCGACGTCATGCTCCCCGGCGCTAGCGGCGTGGAGCTGTGCCGCCGCATCCGGGCAGCGGGGATCGGAGCGCCCGTCATCCTCCTGACGGCGCTGGGCGACGAGCCCCACCGGATCGCCGGGCTAGAGGCTGGAGCCGATGACTACGTGACCAAGCCCTTCTCCCCCCGGGAACTCGCCCTCCGGGCCCGGGCGGTCACCCGGCGCACAGGGGCGGGCCCGGAGGCGATCGAGAACGGGCCCCTGCGGGTCTCCACGCTCACCGGCCGGGTCTCCTGGGCGGGGCGCTCCATCCCACTGCCGGACACCGAGGCCAGGCTGCTGGCGGCGCTGGCCCGCCACCATGACACGGTCGTCACCTGGCAGGAGCTGCTCGGTGAGGTCTGGGACACGAGCGACGACTCCGGGGGCAGGGAGATGGTGCGCACCACCGTCTACCGCCTGCGCCGTCACCTCCAGGCCCGAGGCATCAGCCCGGAGATCGTCATCTCCGCGCGCGGGCGCGGCTACCTCATGCCCCGGCTCGACGACGCGTGA
- a CDS encoding glycosyltransferase yields MSPSSAPRADQRVAVVIPAKDEADRIAATVRACRAIPRVDLVVVVDDGSSDSTQSAARCAGAVTVRHSVSRGKASAMETGAGVVAMRDYEDGPTRLLLFLDGDLGDSAAACADLVPPVLDGAADMSIAVLPKQAGAGGRGRVVRAARRAIAATTGWAPIAPLSGQRCLTRAAYDAAQPFAEGWGVEVGMTIDVLVAGLTVIEVPCDIQHRASGNDMAGKLHRAAQYRAVMHAIARRKLRGQRVPIHARDEGAIRAQAPFMAFRAVKQAVAPGAPPAAPEG; encoded by the coding sequence GTGAGTCCGTCCTCAGCGCCACGGGCCGATCAACGAGTCGCCGTGGTCATCCCCGCCAAGGACGAGGCCGACCGCATTGCGGCCACGGTTCGCGCCTGCCGCGCCATCCCGCGAGTCGACCTCGTCGTCGTCGTCGATGATGGATCCAGCGACTCCACTCAGAGCGCGGCGCGGTGCGCCGGCGCCGTCACCGTCCGCCACTCGGTGAGCCGGGGCAAGGCCTCCGCCATGGAGACCGGCGCGGGGGTCGTCGCCATGCGCGACTACGAGGACGGCCCCACCCGCCTCCTGCTCTTCCTCGACGGCGACCTCGGGGACTCCGCCGCCGCCTGCGCCGATCTGGTCCCGCCGGTGCTTGACGGCGCCGCGGACATGTCCATCGCCGTCCTGCCCAAGCAGGCGGGTGCCGGCGGGCGGGGCCGCGTCGTGCGTGCCGCTCGTCGCGCCATCGCCGCCACCACCGGCTGGGCGCCGATCGCGCCCCTGTCCGGCCAGCGCTGCCTGACCCGGGCCGCCTACGACGCCGCCCAGCCCTTCGCCGAGGGCTGGGGCGTGGAGGTCGGCATGACCATCGACGTGCTCGTCGCGGGCCTGACGGTCATCGAGGTCCCCTGCGACATCCAGCACCGCGCCTCCGGCAACGACATGGCTGGCAAGCTGCACCGCGCCGCCCAGTACCGCGCCGTCATGCACGCCATCGCCCGGCGCAAGCTCCGCGGCCAGCGCGTGCCGATTCATGCGCGGGACGAGGGCGCGATCCGCGCGCAGGCGCCCTTCATGGCGTTCCGGGCTGTCAAGCAGGCCGTTGCCCCGGGCGCGCCGCCAGCAGCGCCCGAAGGATGA